One genomic region from Balaenoptera acutorostrata chromosome 1, mBalAcu1.1, whole genome shotgun sequence encodes:
- the LOC130707084 gene encoding Golgi-associated RAB2 interactor protein 4-like, with the protein MTGDSLLPYHTAQSSTGVGLFNTTVGKLQQQLHKGEYDIFRYAPIFESDFIQITKRGDVIDVHNCVCMVTVGIASSSPVLPLPDIMLLARWATGCEEHAERSQATKGKSHKAAKTLELTRLLPLKFVRISAHNREKQQLRVKFATGRSCYLQLCPPLDAQEDLFAYWEKLIYLLRPPVDSHSSTYAIPAGDMIGMPVFEEEDGRSPAGEDFQGEWDQDQVSIRSLHMRSEVAGATSAAFAGGEGIQLDSHKPATVPDVATAKAKPTVLDKESASGATTKVETAWVAGGTAAGALSVAVIKSPAPEEQSTATAATASDGPGGSKTNIATGGTAGTSLRSRKTALAGAADNSQYASSTSTSLSPEAGRTAVGAEPTSETVRGRANKEDEGSLISTLPQEGQVSEQDGSSQRVSQARKGRRESREQWEEERALRSPSLCGSVESHHKAAGNKVIQKAAGRCSGGRRATRDDQKEKGHGSPGGSEQGTGHKGVSRAPITNEPRTSHKPGRSLSTASSASATKRFSRISSFFRNIRASLTRKTAGSSRDKGVNILAKAVEGTRMEAIIETAESGQGLEITGGVTSEAMEPVTIEAHQ; encoded by the coding sequence ATGACTGGGGACTCTCTGCTCCCGTATCACACGGCCCAGAGCAGCACCGGGGTGGGCCTGTTCAACACCACCGTGGGGAAGCTGCAGCAGCAACTGCACAAGGGCGAATACGACATATTCAGGTACGCACCGATATTCGAGAGCGACTTTATCCAGATCACGAAGAGGGGAGACGTGATCGACGTGCACAACTGTGTCTGCATGGTGACCGTGGGCATCGCATCCAGCAGCCCCGTCCTCCCACTCCCAGACATCATGCTGCTGGCCCGATGGGCCACCGGCTGTGAAGAGCACGCTGAGCGCAGCCAGGCCACCAAGGGGAAGAGCCACAAGGCTGCAAAGACCTTAGAGCTCACCAGGCTCCTTCCCTTGAAGTTCGTGAGGATCTCCGCTCACAATCGTGAGAAACAACAGCTGCGCGTGAAGTTTGCCACTGGCCGCTCCTGCTACCTGCAGCTGTGTCCCCCTCTGGACGCGCAGGAAGACCTCTTTGCCTACTGGGAAAAGCTGATTTACCTCCTGCGACCACCAGTGGACAGTCACAGCAGCACCTATGCCATTCCAGCCGGGGACATGATCGGCATGCCTGTGTTCGAGGAGGAGGACGGGCggagcccggcaggggaggatttCCAAGGAGAGTGGGATCAGGACCAGGTCAGCATCAGGAGCCTCCACATGCGCTCTGAGGTGGCCGGGGCCACGTCTGCAGCgtttgctgggggggaggggatccaACTGGACTCCCACAAGCCCGCTACCGTGCCCGATGTGGCCACTGCAAAAGCAAAGCCTACGGTGCTTGACAAAGAGTCAGCATCGGGGGCAACGACAAAGGTGGAGACAGCATGGGTGGCAGGAGGCACCGCAGCGGGTGCTTTGAGCGTGGCAGTGATCAAGTCTCCTGCCCCTGAAGAGCAGAGCACCGCCACGGCGGCCACAGCCAGCGACGGTCCAGGAGGAAGCAAAACCAatatagccactgggggcactgCCGGAACATCCCTGAGGAGCAGGAAAACGGCCCTGGCAGGTGCTGCGGACAATTCACAGTATGCTTCCAGCACGtccaccagcctctccccagaggcCGGCAGGACTGCGGTCGGAGCAGAACCTACCAGTGAGACTGTCAGAGGAAGAGCCAACAAGGAGGACGAGGGGTCCCTCATCTCAACCTTGCCACAGGAAGGCCAAGTGAGTGAACAGGATGGCAGCTCACAGAGGGTGTCCCAGGCccgcaagggaagaagggagagcagggagcagtgggaagaggagagagctcttAGGAGCCCCTCGCTCTGCGGTTCAGTGGAAAGCCACCACAAGGCAGCGGGGAACAAGGTAATCCAAAAAGCAGCTGGCCGGTGCTCAGGCGGCCGTAGAGCCACTAGAGACGACCAGAAGGAGAAAGGCCACGGCAGCCCGGGGGGCAGCGAGCAGGGCACTGGTCACAAAGGCGTCAGCCGTGCTCCCATCACCAACGAGCCCAGGACCTCGCACAAACCGGGCAGGAGCTTATCTACAGCGAGTTCAGCTTCCGCCACCAAGAGATTCAGCAGGATCAGCTCCTTCTTCAGGAATATCAGAGCCAGTCTTACTAGAAAGACAGCGGGCTCATCACGCGATAAAGGTGTGAACATCCTGGCGAAGGCAGTGGAAGGGACCCGAATGGAGGCCATCATAGAGACAGCAGAGagtggccaggggctggaaaTCACTGGTGGTGTGACATCTGAGGCCATGGAGCCAGTGACCATTGAAGCCCATCAATAG
- the LOC102997540 gene encoding Golgi-associated RAB2 interactor protein 4-like, with amino-acid sequence MTGDSLLPYHTAQSSTGVGLFNTTMGKLQQQLHKGEYDIFRYAPIFESDFIQITKRGDVIDVHNCVCMVTVGIASSSPVLPLPDIMLLARWATGCEEHAERSQATKGKSHKAAKTLELTRLLPLKFVRISAHNREKQQLRVKFATGRSCYLQLCPPLDAQEDLFAYWEKLIYLLRPPVDSHSSTYAIPAGDMIGMPVFEEEDGRSPAGEDFQGEWDQDQVSIRSLHMRSEVAGATSAAFAGGEGIQLDSHKPTTVPDVATAKAKPTVLDKESASGATTKVETAWVAGGTAAGALSVAVIKSPAPEEQSTATAATASDGPGGSKTNIATGGTAGTSLRSRKTALAGAADNSQYASSTSTSLSPEAGRTAVGAEPTSETVRGRANKEDEGSLISTLPQEGQVSEQDGSSQRVSQARKGRRESREQWEEERALRSPSLCGSVESHHKAAGNKVIQTAAGRCSGGRRATRDDQKEKGHGSPGGSEQGTGHKGVSRAPITNEPRTSHKPGRSLSTASSASATKRFSRISSFFRNIRASLTRKTAGSSRDKGVNILAKAVEGTRMEAIIETAESGQGLEITGGVTSEAMEPVTIEAHQ; translated from the coding sequence ATGACTGGGGACTCTCTGCTCCCGTATCACACGGCCCAGAGCAGCACCGGGGTGGGCCTGTTCAACACCACCATGGGGAAGCTGCAGCAGCAACTGCACAAGGGCGAATACGACATATTCAGGTACGCACCGATATTCGAGAGCGACTTTATCCAGATCACGAAGAGGGGAGACGTGATCGACGTGCACAACTGTGTCTGCATGGTGACCGTGGGCATCGCATCCAGCAGCCCCGTCCTCCCACTCCCAGACATCATGCTGCTGGCCCGATGGGCCACCGGCTGTGAAGAGCACGCTGAGCGCAGCCAGGCCACCAAGGGGAAGAGCCACAAGGCTGCAAAGACCTTAGAGCTCACCAGGCTCCTTCCCTTGAAGTTCGTGAGGATCTCCGCTCACAATCGTGAGAAACAACAGCTGCGCGTGAAGTTTGCCACTGGCCGCTCCTGCTACCTGCAGCTGTGTCCCCCTCTGGACGCGCAGGAAGACCTCTTTGCCTACTGGGAAAAGCTGATTTACCTCCTGCGACCACCAGTGGACAGTCACAGCAGCACCTATGCCATTCCAGCCGGGGACATGATCGGCATGCCTGTGTTCGAGGAGGAGGACGGGCggagcccggcaggggaggatttCCAAGGAGAGTGGGATCAGGACCAGGTCAGCATCAGGAGCCTCCACATGCGCTCTGAGGTGGCCGGGGCCACGTCTGCAGCgtttgctgggggggaggggatccaACTGGACTCCCACAAGCCCACTACCGTGCCCGATGTGGCCACTGCAAAAGCAAAGCCTACGGTGCTTGACAAAGAGTCAGCATCGGGGGCAACGACAAAGGTGGAGACAGCATGGGTGGCAGGAGGCACCGCAGCGGGTGCTTTGAGCGTGGCAGTGATCAAGTCTCCTGCCCCTGAAGAGCAGAGCACCGCCACGGCGGCCACAGCCAGCGACGGTCCAGGAGGAAGCAAAACCAatatagccactgggggcactgCCGGAACATCCCTGAGGAGCAGGAAAACGGCCCTGGCAGGTGCTGCGGACAATTCACAGTATGCTTCCAGCACGtccaccagcctctccccagaggcCGGCAGGACTGCGGTCGGAGCAGAACCTACCAGTGAGACTGTCAGAGGAAGAGCCAACAAGGAGGACGAGGGGTCCCTCATCTCAACCTTGCCACAGGAAGGCCAAGTGAGTGAACAGGATGGCAGCTCACAGAGGGTGTCCCAGGCccgcaagggaagaagggagagcagggagcagtgggaagaggagagagctcttAGGAGCCCCTCGCTCTGCGGTTCAGTGGAAAGCCACCACAAGGCAGCGGGGAACAAGGTAATCCAAACAGCAGCTGGTCGGTGCTCAGGCGGCCGTAGAGCCACTAGAGACGACCAGAAGGAGAAAGGCCACGGCAGCCCGGGGGGCAGCGAGCAGGGCACTGGTCACAAAGGCGTCAGCCGTGCTCCCATCACCAACGAGCCCAGGACCTCGCACAAACCGGGCAGGAGCTTATCTACAGCGAGTTCAGCTTCCGCCACCAAGAGATTCAGCAGGATCAGCTCCTTCTTCAGGAATATCAGAGCCAGTCTTACTAGAAAGACAGCGGGCTCATCACGCGATAAAGGTGTGAACATCCTGGCGAAGGCAGTGGAAGGGACCCGAATGGAGGCCATCATAGAGACAGCAGAGagtggccaggggctggaaaTCACTGGTGGTGTGACATCTGAGGCCATGGAGCCAGTGACCATTGAAGCCCATCAATAG
- the LOC130704665 gene encoding Golgi-associated RAB2 interactor protein 4-like codes for MTGDSLLPYHTAQSSTGVGLFNTTVGKLQQQLHKGEYDIFRYAPIFESDFIQITKRGDVIDVHNCVCMVTVGIASSSPVLPLPDIMLLARWATGCEEHAERSQATKGKSHKAAKTLELTRLLPLKFVRISAHNREKQQLRVKFATGRSCYLQLCPPLDAQEDLFAYWEKLIYLLRPPVDSHSSTYAIPAGDMIGMPVFEEEDGRSPAGEDFQGEWDQDQVSIRSLHMRSEVAGATSAAFAGGEGIQLDSHKPATVPDVATAKAKPTVLDKESASGATTKVETAWVAGGTAAGALSVAVIKSPAPEEQSTATAATASDGPGGSKTNIATGGTAGTSLRSRKTALAGAADNSQYASSTSTSLSPEAGRTAVGAEPTSETVRGRANKEDEGSLISTLPQEGQAAGNKVIQTAAGRCSGGRRATRDDQKEKGHGSPGGSEQGTGHKGVSRAPITNEPRTSHKPGRSLSTASSASATKRFSRISSFFRNIRASLTRKTAGSSRDKGVNILAKAVEGTRMEAIIETAESGQGLEITGGVTSEAMEPVTIEAHQ; via the exons ATGACTGGGGACTCTCTGCTCCCGTATCACACGGCCCAGAGCAGCACCGGGGTGGGCCTGTTCAACACCACCGTGGGGAAGCTGCAGCAGCAACTGCACAAGGGCGAATACGACATATTCAGGTACGCACCGATATTCGAGAGCGACTTTATCCAGATCACGAAGAGGGGAGACGTGATCGACGTGCACAACTGTGTCTGCATGGTGACCGTGGGCATCGCATCCAGCAGCCCCGTCCTCCCACTCCCAGACATCATGCTGCTGGCCCGATGGGCCACCGGCTGTGAAGAGCACGCTGAGCGCAGCCAGGCCACCAAGGGGAAGAGCCACAAGGCTGCAAAGACCTTAGAGCTCACCAGGCTCCTTCCCTTGAAGTTCGTGAGGATCTCCGCTCACAATCGTGAGAAACAACAGCTGCGCGTGAAGTTTGCCACTGGCCGCTCCTGCTACCTGCAGCTGTGTCCCCCTCTGGACGCGCAGGAAGACCTCTTTGCCTACTGGGAAAAGCTGATTTACCTCCTGCGACCACCAGTGGACAGTCACAGCAGCACCTATGCCATTCCAGCCGGGGACATGATCGGCATGCCTGTGTTCGAGGAGGAGGACGGGCggagcccggcaggggaggatttCCAAGGAGAGTGGGATCAGGACCAGGTCAGCATCAGGAGCCTCCACATGCGCTCTGAGGTGGCCGGGGCCACGTCTGCAGCgtttgctgggggggaggggatccaACTGGACTCCCACAAGCCCGCTACCGTGCCCGATGTGGCCACTGCAAAAGCAAAGCCTACGGTGCTTGACAAAGAGTCAGCATCGGGGGCAACGACAAAGGTGGAGACAGCATGGGTGGCAGGAGGCACCGCAGCGGGTGCTTTGAGCGTGGCAGTGATCAAGTCTCCTGCCCCTGAAGAGCAGAGCACCGCCACGGCGGCCACAGCCAGCGACGGTCCAGGAGGAAGCAAAACCAatatagccactgggggcactgCCGGAACATCCCTGAGGAGCAGGAAAACGGCCCTGGCAGGTGCTGCGGACAATTCACAGTATGCTTCCAGCACGtccaccagcctctccccagaggcCGGCAGGACTGCGGTCGGAGCAGAACCTACCAGTGAGACTGTCAGAGGAAGAGCCAACAAGGAGGACGAGGGGTCCCTCATCTCAACCTTGCCACAGGAAGGCCAA GCAGCGGGGAACAAGGTAATCCAAACAGCAGCTGGTCGGTGCTCAGGCGGCCGTAGAGCCACTAGAGACGACCAGAAGGAGAAAGGCCACGGCAGCCCGGGGGGCAGCGAGCAGGGCACTGGTCACAAAGGCGTCAGCCGTGCTCCCATCACCAACGAGCCCAGGACCTCGCACAAACCGGGCAGGAGCTTATCTACAGCGAGTTCAGCTTCCGCCACCAAGAGATTCAGCAGGATCAGCTCCTTCTTCAGGAATATCAGAGCCAGTCTTACTAGAAAGACAGCGGGCTCATCACGCGATAAAGGTGTGAACATCCTGGCGAAGGCAGTGGAAGGGACCCGAATGGAGGCCATCATAGAGACAGCAGAGagtggccaggggctggaaaTCACTGGTGGTGTGACATCTGAGGCCATGGAGCCAGTGACCATTGAAGCCCATCAATAG
- the LOC130705768 gene encoding Golgi-associated RAB2 interactor protein 4-like: MTGDSLLPYHTAQSSTGVGLFNTTVGKLQQQLHKGEYDIFRYAPIFESDFIQITKRGDVIDVHNCVCMVTVGIASSSPVLPLPDIMLLARWATGCEEHAERSQATKGKSHKAAKTLELTRLLPLKFVRISAHNREKQQLRVKFATGRSCYLQLCPPLDAQEDLFAYWEKLIYLLRPPVDSHSSTYAIPAGDMIGMPVFEEEDGRSPAGEDFQGEWDQDQVSIRSLHMRSEVAGATSAAFAGGEGIQLDSHKPATVPDVATAKAKPTVLDKESASGATTKVETAWVAGGTAAGALSVAVIKSPAPEEQSTATAATASDGPGGSKTNIATGGTAGTSLRSRKTALAGAAGNSQYASSTSTSLSPEAGRTAVGAEPTSETVRGRANKEDEGSLISTLPQEGQVSEQDGSSQRVSQARKGRRESREQWEEERALRSPSLCGSVESHHKAAGNKVIQKAAGRCSGGRRATRDDQKEKGHGSPGGSEQGTGHKGVSRAPITNEPRTSHKPGRSLSTASSASATKRFSRISSFFRNIRASLTRKTAGSSRDKGVNILAKAVEGTRMEAIIETAESGQGLEITGGVTSEAMEPVTIEAHQ, from the coding sequence ATGACTGGGGACTCTCTGCTCCCGTATCACACGGCCCAGAGCAGCACCGGGGTGGGCCTGTTCAACACCACCGTGGGGAAGCTGCAGCAGCAACTGCACAAGGGCGAATACGACATATTCAGGTACGCACCGATATTCGAGAGCGACTTTATCCAGATCACGAAGAGGGGAGACGTGATCGACGTGCACAACTGTGTCTGCATGGTGACCGTGGGCATCGCATCCAGCAGCCCCGTCCTCCCACTCCCAGACATCATGCTGCTGGCCCGATGGGCCACCGGCTGTGAAGAGCACGCTGAGCGCAGCCAGGCCACCAAGGGGAAGAGCCACAAGGCTGCAAAGACCTTAGAGCTCACCAGGCTCCTTCCCTTGAAGTTCGTGAGGATCTCCGCTCACAATCGTGAGAAACAACAGCTGCGCGTGAAGTTTGCCACTGGCCGCTCCTGCTACCTGCAGCTGTGTCCCCCTCTGGACGCGCAGGAAGACCTCTTTGCCTACTGGGAAAAGCTGATTTACCTCCTGCGACCACCAGTGGACAGTCACAGCAGCACCTATGCCATTCCAGCCGGGGACATGATCGGCATGCCTGTGTTCGAGGAGGAGGACGGGCggagcccggcaggggaggatttCCAAGGAGAGTGGGATCAGGACCAGGTCAGCATCAGGAGCCTCCACATGCGCTCTGAGGTGGCCGGGGCCACGTCTGCAGCgtttgctgggggggaggggatccaACTGGACTCCCACAAGCCCGCTACCGTGCCCGATGTGGCCACTGCAAAAGCAAAGCCTACGGTGCTTGACAAAGAGTCAGCATCGGGGGCAACGACAAAGGTGGAGACAGCATGGGTGGCAGGAGGCACCGCAGCGGGTGCTTTGAGCGTGGCAGTGATCAAGTCTCCTGCCCCTGAAGAGCAGAGCACCGCCACGGCGGCCACAGCCAGCGACGGTCCAGGAGGAAGCAAAACCAatatagccactgggggcactgCCGGAACATCCCTGAGGAGCAGGAAAACGGCCCTGGCAGGTGCTGCGGGCAATTCACAGTATGCTTCCAGCACGtccaccagcctctccccagaggcCGGCAGGACTGCGGTCGGAGCAGAACCTACCAGTGAGACTGTCAGAGGAAGAGCCAACAAGGAGGACGAGGGGTCCCTCATCTCAACCTTGCCACAGGAAGGCCAAGTGAGTGAACAGGATGGCAGCTCACAGAGGGTGTCCCAGGCccgcaagggaagaagggagagcagggagcagtgggaagaggagagagctcttAGGAGCCCCTCGCTCTGCGGTTCAGTGGAAAGCCACCACAAGGCAGCGGGGAACAAGGTAATCCAAAAAGCAGCTGGCCGGTGCTCAGGCGGCCGTAGAGCCACTAGAGACGACCAGAAGGAGAAAGGCCACGGCAGCCCGGGGGGCAGCGAGCAGGGCACTGGTCACAAAGGCGTCAGCCGTGCTCCCATCACCAACGAGCCCAGGACCTCGCACAAACCGGGCAGGAGCTTATCTACAGCGAGTTCAGCTTCCGCCACCAAGAGATTCAGCAGGATCAGCTCCTTCTTCAGGAATATCAGAGCCAGTCTTACTAGAAAGACAGCGGGCTCATCACGCGATAAAGGTGTGAACATCCTGGCGAAGGCAGTGGAAGGGACCCGAATGGAGGCCATCATAGAGACAGCAGAGagtggccaggggctggaaaTCACTGGTGGTGTGACATCTGAGGCCATGGAGCCAGTGACCATTGAAGCCCATCAATAG
- the LOC130704660 gene encoding Golgi-associated RAB2 interactor protein 4-like translates to MTGDSLLPYHTAQSSTGVGLFNTTVGKLQQQLHKGEYDIFRYTPIFESDFIQITKRGDVIDVHNCVCMVTVGIASSSPVLPLPDIMLLARWATGCEEHAERSQATKGKSHKAAKTLELTRLLPLKFVRISAHNREKQQLRVKFATGRSCYLQLCPPLDAQEDLFAYWEKLIYLLRPPVDSHSSTYAIPAGDMIGMPVFEEEDGRSPAGEDFQGEWDQDQVSIRSLHMRSEVAGATSAAFAGGEGIQLDSHKPATVPDVATAKAKPTVLDKESASGATTKVETAWVAGGTAAGALSVAVIKSPAPEEQSTATAATASDGPGGSKTNIATGGTAGTSLRSRKTALAGAADNSQYASSTSTSLSPEAGRTAVGAEPTSETVRGRANKEDEGSLISTLPQEGQAAGNKVIQKAAGRCSGGRRATRDDQKEKGHGSPGGSEQGTGHKGVSRAPITNEPRTSHKPGRSLSTASSASATKRFSRISSFFRNIRASLTRKTAGSSRDKGVNILAKAVEGTRMEAIIETAESGQGLEITGGVTSEAMEPVTIEAHQ, encoded by the exons ATGACTGGGGACTCTCTGCTCCCGTATCACACGGCCCAGAGCAGCACCGGGGTGGGCCTGTTCAACACCACCGTGGGGAAGCTGCAGCAGCAACTGCACAAGGGCGAATACGACATATTCAGGTACACACCGATATTCGAGAGCGACTTTATCCAGATCACGAAGAGGGGAGACGTGATCGACGTGCACAACTGTGTCTGCATGGTGACCGTGGGCATCGCATCCAGCAGCCCCGTCCTCCCACTCCCAGACATCATGCTGCTGGCCCGATGGGCCACCGGCTGTGAAGAGCACGCTGAGCGCAGCCAGGCCACCAAGGGGAAGAGCCACAAGGCTGCAAAGACCTTAGAGCTCACCAGGCTCCTTCCCTTGAAGTTCGTGAGGATCTCCGCTCACAATCGTGAGAAACAACAGCTGCGCGTGAAGTTTGCCACTGGCCGCTCCTGCTACCTGCAGCTGTGTCCCCCTCTGGACGCGCAGGAAGACCTCTTTGCCTACTGGGAAAAGCTGATTTACCTCCTGCGACCACCAGTGGACAGTCACAGCAGCACCTATGCCATTCCAGCCGGGGACATGATCGGCATGCCTGTGTTCGAGGAGGAGGACGGGCggagcccggcaggggaggatttCCAAGGAGAGTGGGATCAGGACCAGGTCAGCATCAGGAGCCTCCACATGCGCTCTGAGGTGGCCGGGGCCACGTCTGCAGCgtttgctgggggggaggggatccaACTGGACTCCCACAAGCCCGCTACCGTGCCCGATGTGGCCACTGCAAAAGCAAAGCCTACGGTGCTTGACAAAGAGTCAGCATCGGGGGCAACGACAAAGGTGGAGACAGCATGGGTGGCAGGAGGCACCGCAGCGGGTGCTTTGAGCGTGGCAGTGATCAAGTCTCCTGCCCCTGAAGAGCAGAGCACCGCCACGGCGGCCACAGCCAGCGACGGTCCAGGAGGAAGCAAAACCAatatagccactgggggcactgCCGGAACATCCCTGAGGAGCAGGAAAACGGCCCTGGCAGGTGCTGCGGACAATTCACAGTATGCTTCCAGCACGtccaccagcctctccccagaggcCGGCAGGACTGCGGTCGGAGCAGAACCTACCAGTGAGACTGTCAGAGGAAGAGCCAACAAGGAGGACGAGGGGTCCCTCATCTCAACCTTGCCACAGGAAGGCCAA GCAGCGGGGAACAAGGTAATCCAAAAAGCAGCTGGCCGGTGCTCAGGCGGCCGTAGAGCCACTAGAGACGACCAGAAGGAGAAAGGCCACGGCAGCCCGGGGGGCAGCGAGCAGGGCACTGGTCACAAAGGCGTCAGCCGTGCTCCCATCACCAACGAGCCCAGGACCTCGCACAAACCGGGCAGGAGCTTATCTACAGCGAGTTCAGCTTCCGCCACCAAGAGATTCAGCAGGATCAGCTCCTTCTTCAGGAATATCAGAGCCAGTCTTACTAGAAAGACAGCGGGCTCATCACGCGATAAAGGTGTGAACATCCTGGCGAAGGCAGTGGAAGGGACCCGAATGGAGGCCATCATAGAGACAGCAGAGagtggccaggggctggaaaTCACTGGTGGTGTGACATCTGAGGCCATGGAGCCAGTGACCATTGAAGCCCATCAATAG